In a single window of the Acetivibrio clariflavus DSM 19732 genome:
- a CDS encoding single-stranded DNA-binding protein: protein MSDANELLEEAIKETENLNEGEVFLVKDLFKGYVWNRIPRKDRLLLGTLFLNYVNKMEGNIKAIEKTSSNQQRYKKTIGK from the coding sequence ATGAGTGATGCTAATGAGTTACTGGAAGAAGCTATTAAGGAAACTGAAAACTTGAATGAAGGTGAAGTCTTTCTTGTTAAAGATCTGTTCAAGGGTTACGTATGGAACAGAATACCTAGAAAAGATCGGCTTCTGCTTGGGACTTTATTTTTAAACTATGTAAATAAAATGGAGGGTAATATAAAGGCTATTGAAAAGACCTCATCTAATCAGCAGAGGTATAAAAAGACAATTGGCAAGTAG
- a CDS encoding GNAT family N-acetyltransferase — protein sequence MLFQTKRIILRKMTAQDTEIYHKWRNDIDVMQTTSPLLDVYRIEETEEFVNQIILGSCSSKCYIILEKQSKKPIGITSLINIDPKNRNAECIIDIGEKEAWGKGYGSEAMKLLLDYGFLEMNLHRISLRVFSFNSRAIKLYEKLGFQQEGRSREAIFRDGAWHDIIHMAILQSAYIEQMREK from the coding sequence ATGTTATTTCAAACTAAGAGAATCATTTTACGAAAAATGACTGCCCAAGATACAGAGATTTATCATAAATGGAGAAATGATATAGATGTTATGCAAACTACTTCTCCGTTGTTAGATGTTTACCGTATTGAAGAAACAGAAGAATTTGTTAATCAAATAATCTTAGGATCCTGCTCTTCAAAATGCTACATTATACTTGAGAAACAATCTAAAAAGCCAATTGGAATTACTTCGTTAATAAATATTGATCCTAAAAATCGTAATGCAGAATGTATAATTGATATTGGAGAAAAAGAAGCCTGGGGGAAAGGATATGGATCAGAGGCAATGAAGTTACTTCTTGATTACGGATTTCTGGAGATGAACTTGCACAGAATATCACTAAGAGTTTTTTCTTTTAATAGCAGAGCAATAAAATTATATGAGAAACTAGGCTTTCAGCAAGAAGGAAGATCACGCGAAGCTATTTTCCGTGATGGAGCATGGCATGATATCATTCATATGGCAATTTTACAAAGTGCATATATAGAACAAATGAGAGAAAAGTAA
- the vanR gene encoding VanR-ABDEGLN family response regulator transcription factor produces MSINILVVDDEQAIADLIEVYLKNEGFTVYKFYNGQDAFRCVESKQLELAILDVMLPDIDGFTLCRKIREKHNFPVIMLTAKEEEIDKITGLTLGADDYITKPFRPLELVARVKAQLRRFTKYNSPEKNQEEHLIAFSGLVLDKKSHECTLNEKKLSLTPTEFSILWVLCSNRGRVVSSEELFREVWGDKYFSNSNNTVMVHIRHLREKMGDDAQHPKYIKTVWGVGYKIEK; encoded by the coding sequence ATGAGTATCAATATTTTAGTTGTTGACGATGAACAAGCAATAGCAGATTTAATTGAAGTTTATCTAAAAAACGAAGGTTTTACAGTATACAAGTTTTATAACGGTCAAGATGCGTTTCGATGTGTTGAGTCGAAACAGTTGGAGCTTGCGATACTTGATGTTATGCTACCAGACATTGATGGTTTTACTCTCTGTCGGAAAATTAGGGAAAAGCATAATTTTCCGGTTATCATGCTGACAGCCAAAGAAGAAGAAATCGATAAGATTACCGGGCTGACATTAGGTGCTGACGACTATATCACTAAACCATTCCGTCCTTTGGAATTAGTTGCTCGTGTAAAGGCGCAGCTCCGTAGATTTACCAAATATAATTCTCCAGAGAAAAACCAGGAAGAACACTTGATTGCCTTTTCCGGATTAGTACTGGACAAAAAGAGCCATGAATGTACACTGAATGAAAAAAAGCTATCTCTCACTCCTACAGAGTTTTCAATTCTTTGGGTTCTTTGTTCCAATCGAGGACGAGTGGTAAGCTCTGAAGAATTGTTTCGCGAGGTATGGGGAGACAAGTACTTTAGTAACAGCAATAATACGGTAATGGTTCATATTCGACATTTAAGAGAAAAAATGGGCGATGACGCGCAACATCCCAAATACATCAAAACGGTTTGGGGGGTTGGCTATAAAATTGAAAAGTAA
- the istA gene encoding IS21 family transposase — protein sequence MIGIEQYRKIQEYKALGLAQTKTAKALGITYSSVSKYWNMSKEDYVREAEKERYHMDNYRQYILEHLKICPQMRDTNIYLKLVEAFPDLQVKRATFYRYMKALREQHGYPHASKRKTSPREISPPGYEAQADFGQYKLKDMYGRIVRIYFFCMVLSYSRMKFVYFSPDPFITKTAIKAHNYAFQYFGGRTQTILYDLDRVYVVSENLGNIIFVPAFEEYVKRIGYNVSLCRPRDPQSKGKVEEVIGYIKQSFLEGRIYTGIDCLNSAALAWLDREGNGRIHTVTRKVPREMFMEEQKYLLHVKPYSEVSSTVASFDKDGVVNYKGNRYLINTGMMDAYKRIRIEDDGEMLLFYDAETNDLLAKYPVTEDTGQLFKPEENYSRDRVSLTIIKQYFAEYEIAQEFIRRMEQQQSKYFNTHCIRLYRMTRFYTIGQLLDGIEYCIDTERCSAYELLAYLMYQYGEHIAKKFLPNQQYFNHLARSKEIRREIDG from the coding sequence ATGATTGGAATCGAGCAATACCGAAAAATCCAGGAGTACAAAGCACTTGGACTTGCTCAGACAAAAACCGCAAAAGCACTGGGGATAACCTATTCTTCTGTCAGCAAATACTGGAATATGAGCAAAGAAGATTATGTAAGGGAAGCTGAAAAGGAAAGGTACCACATGGATAACTACCGTCAGTACATACTGGAACATTTGAAAATTTGTCCACAAATGAGGGATACAAACATCTATCTCAAATTGGTGGAGGCCTTCCCTGATCTACAAGTTAAACGAGCTACATTCTACCGCTATATGAAAGCCTTAAGGGAACAGCACGGGTATCCGCATGCCAGTAAACGTAAAACCTCACCCCGTGAAATTTCTCCACCGGGATATGAAGCGCAGGCGGATTTTGGTCAATACAAACTTAAGGATATGTACGGGCGAATTGTACGAATATATTTCTTTTGCATGGTTCTGAGTTATAGCAGAATGAAATTTGTTTATTTTTCACCGGATCCCTTTATAACCAAAACGGCCATTAAAGCTCATAACTATGCATTCCAATATTTTGGAGGAAGAACGCAGACTATTCTTTATGACCTTGACCGTGTCTATGTAGTCAGTGAAAATCTGGGGAATATCATATTCGTACCCGCCTTTGAAGAATATGTTAAGCGTATAGGTTACAATGTTTCGCTATGTAGACCAAGAGATCCTCAAAGTAAAGGCAAGGTTGAAGAGGTGATTGGATACATAAAGCAAAGTTTTCTTGAGGGCAGGATATACACCGGAATTGATTGCCTTAACAGTGCTGCCCTTGCATGGTTAGATAGGGAAGGCAACGGGCGAATACATACTGTGACCAGAAAAGTGCCGCGTGAAATGTTCATGGAAGAGCAAAAATACCTGCTCCATGTCAAACCTTATTCCGAAGTATCAAGCACTGTTGCCTCCTTTGATAAGGATGGAGTTGTAAATTATAAAGGCAACCGTTATCTGATTAATACAGGTATGATGGATGCTTATAAACGCATTCGCATTGAAGATGATGGTGAAATGCTTTTGTTCTATGATGCTGAAACAAATGATTTATTGGCTAAATATCCAGTCACAGAAGATACCGGGCAGTTGTTCAAACCAGAAGAAAATTACAGCAGAGACAGGGTTTCTTTAACCATCATAAAACAATATTTTGCAGAATACGAAATAGCTCAGGAATTCATTCGCCGGATGGAGCAGCAACAGTCGAAATATTTTAATACACATTGCATTCGATTATACCGGATGACAAGGTTTTATACAATTGGACAATTGCTTGATGGAATAGAATACTGCATTGATACTGAACGCTGCAGTGCCTATGAGCTTTTGGCTTATCTCATGTATCAGTACGGAGAGCATATAGCTAAGAAGTTTTTGCCGAATCAGCAGTATTTTAATCATTTGGCGAGGAGTAAAGAAATAAGGAGGGAAATCGATGGCTGA
- a CDS encoding ATP-binding protein — translation MADITEIRELAQKLNLWNIARGYIDLNDEKLSNLDYLQMILHKELEIRARQKQIKLRRASKLPNKVFELSNLNKGLEWQIKQLYHLMWLNEEQNVILLGKCGTGKTSLAVHLGETAIDNGHKTYYAPFDNFIAVAEKKATNPKAEAIFSYMQECDLIIIDDVFYVEPTRAELQVFYRAVTFLNETRSIIFITNRELSAWIDAAEDKHLCQTLLDRMMANCQIVRLTDK, via the coding sequence ATGGCTGATATAACAGAAATCCGTGAATTGGCCCAAAAGCTCAACCTTTGGAATATCGCAAGGGGATATATTGATTTGAATGATGAGAAGCTGTCCAACCTAGATTATCTTCAGATGATATTACATAAAGAACTAGAGATACGAGCCAGACAAAAACAGATCAAGCTAAGAAGGGCAAGCAAACTTCCCAACAAGGTATTTGAATTATCGAATTTAAACAAAGGTTTGGAATGGCAGATAAAACAATTATACCATCTGATGTGGCTCAATGAAGAACAAAACGTTATTCTGCTTGGTAAATGCGGGACAGGTAAAACTAGTCTTGCAGTTCATCTTGGAGAAACAGCGATCGATAATGGACATAAAACCTATTATGCGCCTTTTGATAATTTTATCGCAGTGGCAGAAAAGAAAGCCACAAATCCAAAAGCAGAAGCGATCTTTTCTTATATGCAGGAATGTGACTTAATTATTATTGATGATGTCTTTTATGTGGAACCAACCAGGGCAGAACTGCAGGTTTTCTACCGGGCAGTTACCTTTCTTAATGAAACCAGAAGCATTATTTTTATAACCAATCGTGAACTGTCAGCATGGATAGATGCAGCTGAGGATAAGCATCTTTGCCAGACTTTATTGGACAGAATGATGGCCAATTGTCAGATTGTTCGTTTGACTGACAAGTAA
- a CDS encoding TetR family transcriptional regulator: MSPRVNDNYKINKKQKILEAAKRVFIKKGYIQATMQDIIVEAGISRGALYSYFNNIEHVFEELLKLDDEKDITFINIDDDYTSSWKQLIDWIRFQQHIISSNNEFLLCKSEFFLIKHRESNKSSSSYITERYKKLITAIRDFIDKGIKKKQFHPCKSSELIALYMVSFFDGLMIDTFNLSLELTRVNDQIDILIFTLENMLRPIK, encoded by the coding sequence ATGTCTCCTAGGGTAAACGATAATTATAAGATAAATAAAAAACAAAAAATACTTGAAGCTGCCAAGAGGGTATTTATAAAAAAAGGTTATATTCAAGCGACCATGCAGGACATTATTGTTGAGGCGGGTATTTCAAGAGGCGCTTTGTATTCGTACTTCAATAATATTGAGCATGTATTTGAGGAACTTCTTAAGTTAGACGATGAAAAAGATATTACTTTTATTAATATTGATGATGACTACACTTCTTCTTGGAAGCAACTCATAGATTGGATCAGATTTCAACAACATATTATATCGTCTAACAATGAATTTTTACTCTGTAAAAGTGAGTTCTTTTTAATAAAACACCGAGAATCTAACAAGTCAAGTAGCTCTTATATTACAGAGAGATATAAGAAGTTGATAACCGCAATCAGGGATTTTATAGATAAAGGAATTAAGAAAAAGCAATTCCATCCTTGCAAGTCATCAGAATTGATAGCTCTATATATGGTTTCATTTTTTGATGGATTAATGATAGATACATTTAATTTAAGTTTGGAGTTGACAAGGGTAAATGATCAAATTGATATTTTAATTTTTACATTAGAAAATATGCTTAGGCCAATTAAATAA
- a CDS encoding DEAD/DEAH box helicase family protein encodes MRQGADAKISRDTLREYDERICRYVKKIGEKRGGIKLKYFQYIACLFTEIYLDRYFTDKEAFAADLNAFIEKVKVESFGAIDIEPFSPENMNKLAFMCATGSGKTLIMHINILQFRYYLKRAKLTNPRLDINKIIVLAPNEGMSNQHLEELKLSDISAEPFSKGGFGTTADVIVIDMNKLKEEGKVKTVSVDSFEQNNLVLVDEAHRGLAGDVWYDYRSRLSADGGFAFEYSATLKQAMKSNKPSNISQKEWKERLDEYFRSIIIDYSYKYFYEDGYGKEYRIYNLRDSIEEEQRQLYLVGCLLSFYQQLKLFCEKGKEYAPFRIEKPLLVFVGNRVTAKTSVAEMTDVEEVLDFIDKFVNRKEQTINRIDTVLSGDTGLTDSAGRELFSQNFNALNSLFGGTPKAEDVYKDILRLVFNSDTTSDSPRLHVINLRQVQGEIALRIGSDGEYFGVVSIGDTAGLIKNCEAKGITTGTEEFVSESLFHNINERNSNINTLIGSRKFTEGWNSWRVSTMGLINFAKGEGSQAIQLFGRGVRLRGYGSCLKRSHRLDDSSVIIPKYIELLETLTIFGIKAQYMEDFKRYLEMEDMPANERPHEYTLPVLSRYNPDEHRKLRVIKVKEGVNFKNQAARLLLGKPNEEFLRYLNKNKVILDCRSKVQAIESTFSMQIESIPEEHTIGKQYIPFIDYDRILDELETYKNEKFYYNISITKDGIKDILKTDGWYLLIIPKKHLELDSMEKLVLVTDLAIMVLKCYIDKFYKYEKAKWEDRFLEYQELSDRDGNFVAEYKLSYYDAYDGDPTAGTVEQFVEDLKALLNQHSGIPTYEKGILSNSLIAFDFRHHLYTPLICLRAGGLKLTVSPVSLNEDEKRFVDKLKAYVDANAAIFEGKKLYLLRNKSKVGMGFFEAGNFYPDYVLWIDTPDVQYISFIDPKGLRHLQWDDPKIEFHATIKELEARLQPSSGDKKIVLNSFIMSGTRSEDLCQWWGKGKPERRAKNVFCLDEDDCIDGMIAKILKSE; translated from the coding sequence ATGCGCCAGGGCGCAGACGCAAAAATTAGCCGGGATACTCTGCGGGAATATGATGAGCGTATTTGCCGCTATGTCAAAAAAATTGGCGAAAAACGCGGCGGTATCAAGCTAAAATATTTTCAGTATATAGCATGCCTGTTCACCGAAATATATCTTGACCGCTATTTTACCGACAAAGAAGCCTTTGCAGCTGATTTGAACGCTTTTATCGAAAAGGTTAAGGTAGAAAGTTTCGGTGCTATTGATATTGAGCCTTTTTCACCGGAGAATATGAATAAATTGGCATTTATGTGCGCCACCGGCAGCGGCAAAACACTGATTATGCACATAAACATCCTGCAGTTTCGCTATTACCTGAAAAGGGCGAAGCTGACCAACCCGCGCTTGGACATTAACAAAATTATTGTCCTTGCGCCGAACGAGGGAATGTCAAACCAGCATTTGGAGGAGTTGAAACTATCGGACATATCCGCAGAGCCTTTCTCAAAGGGCGGCTTTGGCACAACCGCTGATGTTATTGTTATTGACATGAACAAGCTGAAAGAGGAAGGTAAAGTCAAAACCGTTTCAGTTGACAGCTTCGAGCAGAACAACCTCGTGCTTGTGGACGAAGCACACCGCGGCCTCGCGGGAGATGTGTGGTATGATTACCGCTCACGACTTTCTGCGGATGGCGGATTTGCCTTTGAATACTCTGCAACATTAAAGCAGGCGATGAAATCGAACAAACCAAGCAATATTTCTCAGAAAGAATGGAAAGAACGCCTTGATGAATATTTTCGTTCAATTATAATTGATTACTCTTACAAGTACTTTTATGAAGACGGATACGGCAAGGAATACCGCATTTATAACTTGCGGGACAGTATTGAAGAGGAACAGAGGCAGTTATACCTCGTAGGCTGCTTGTTGTCATTTTATCAGCAATTGAAGTTGTTTTGTGAAAAAGGCAAGGAGTACGCACCTTTTCGAATTGAAAAGCCTCTACTTGTTTTTGTGGGCAATCGTGTAACGGCAAAAACATCCGTCGCAGAAATGACCGATGTTGAGGAAGTATTGGACTTTATTGATAAGTTTGTCAACCGCAAGGAGCAAACCATAAACCGAATCGACACTGTGTTAAGTGGTGACACCGGACTAACCGACAGCGCCGGCCGGGAACTCTTTTCACAAAACTTCAACGCTCTAAATTCTTTGTTCGGAGGAACTCCTAAAGCTGAAGATGTTTATAAGGATATTCTCCGCCTTGTTTTCAACAGCGATACCACATCTGACTCCCCACGCCTGCACGTCATAAACTTGCGTCAGGTACAAGGAGAAATTGCACTCCGAATTGGTTCCGACGGCGAATATTTTGGTGTGGTAAGCATTGGCGACACGGCAGGCTTAATTAAAAACTGCGAGGCAAAAGGTATTACCACCGGAACAGAGGAGTTTGTTTCTGAATCCCTTTTCCACAACATCAACGAACGAAATTCGAACATAAATACTCTCATTGGTTCACGCAAGTTTACCGAAGGCTGGAACTCGTGGCGTGTTTCTACGATGGGGCTTATTAACTTTGCTAAAGGCGAAGGCTCACAAGCCATCCAGCTTTTTGGGCGTGGAGTTCGCCTGCGTGGCTACGGTAGTTGTTTAAAACGCAGTCACAGATTGGATGATAGCTCTGTTATCATACCGAAATATATTGAGCTGCTTGAAACGCTGACTATATTCGGAATAAAAGCCCAGTACATGGAAGACTTTAAAAGGTATCTAGAAATGGAGGATATGCCTGCCAACGAAAGGCCGCACGAGTACACGCTTCCTGTATTAAGCCGGTATAATCCCGATGAGCACAGAAAATTGCGGGTCATCAAAGTTAAAGAGGGTGTAAACTTTAAAAATCAAGCTGCAAGACTTTTACTCGGTAAACCGAACGAGGAATTTTTGCGTTATTTAAACAAGAACAAGGTGATACTTGATTGCCGTTCAAAAGTGCAGGCAATTGAATCTACATTCAGCATGCAGATTGAATCTATCCCCGAAGAACATACAATTGGTAAGCAGTATATACCATTCATCGATTATGACCGCATTCTTGACGAACTTGAAACCTATAAGAACGAGAAGTTTTATTATAATATCTCTATCACTAAAGATGGTATCAAGGATATTTTAAAAACTGACGGTTGGTATTTGCTTATCATTCCGAAGAAGCACCTCGAACTTGACAGTATGGAAAAGCTTGTTCTTGTAACTGACTTAGCCATTATGGTGCTGAAATGTTATATTGATAAGTTCTACAAATACGAAAAAGCAAAGTGGGAGGACAGGTTCCTTGAATACCAGGAATTGAGTGACAGAGATGGAAACTTTGTTGCTGAATATAAACTTTCGTATTATGATGCCTACGACGGTGATCCAACCGCCGGGACAGTGGAGCAGTTTGTTGAGGATTTGAAGGCTCTGCTTAATCAGCATAGCGGTATACCAACTTATGAAAAAGGTATACTTAGCAATTCACTGATAGCTTTTGATTTCCGGCATCACCTCTACACACCGCTCATCTGTCTGAGAGCGGGTGGTTTGAAACTGACTGTATCACCGGTCAGTCTGAATGAAGACGAGAAACGGTTTGTTGATAAACTTAAGGCATATGTAGATGCAAATGCTGCAATTTTCGAGGGTAAAAAGCTATACTTGCTCCGCAACAAGAGCAAGGTAGGAATGGGGTTCTTCGAAGCAGGCAATTTTTATCCGGACTATGTGTTATGGATTGATACGCCCGATGTGCAATATATTTCCTTTATCGACCCAAAAGGATTGCGGCATTTGCAATGGGATGATCCCAAGATAGAGTTCCATGCCACTATTAAAGAACTTGAAGCGCGCCTCCAGCCCTCAAGCGGTGATAAGAAAATTGTGCTGAACTCTTTTATAATGTCCGGTACCCGTTCCGAGGATTTGTGTCAGTGGTGGGGAAAAGGCAAGCCGGAACGTAGAGCGAAGAATGTGTTTTGCCTTGATGAAGACGACTGCATTGATGGTATGATAGCGAAAATATTGAAATCGGAATAG
- a CDS encoding site-specific DNA-methyltransferase, with protein sequence MNQNTNEKLNRFISLLEEIFELDKADLDFGIYRIMNIRRKEIMKFLSEDLPKKVKETLTPFAQNTVEIKERISAIERQAAELGIEISASPKLAEEYARLKSQLASGTDLSSLETDVYSALYKFFSRYYDEGDFISKRRYKEGVYAIPYEGEEVKLYWANADQYYIKTTENFRDYTFIDNGKKVHFRLVDATTEKNNNKESDTNKREFMLYKETPERPELKTIEEINGELVIRFVYDIPDDKKVNWFEANLAAISDAIAKNFKEWFHLLAPAPGGKKETRTVLEKHLSAYVAKNTFDYFIHKDLRGFLTRELDFFIKSEVIHLDDIDTTDEKRADSYLAKVRAIKRVGKIIIDFLAQIEDFQKKLWLKKKFVVDTNWCITLDMVDEKFYPEIIENEAQIAEWREMYAIHEIEGNLTTVGYSEPLTIEFLRQNKNLVLDTRHFSADFKERLIASIDNLDEHTGGLLIYSENFQALQLLKEKYREQIKCVYIDPPYNTGNDDNFSYKDGYQHSTWLSMMFDRLVILKSLVNENGSIYVQIDVNESNRLSMLLEEIFNFEREIIWSNESSSGFKSQANSWIRGHDTIFFVSKNGKPEFHKQYLELSESTKKRYDKIDENGDRYKEYIEDGKVRRVYLKDSLGKPLTTVWTDIPSFQTVNANREHVAFSTQKPTALIERILRSSANDIVLDYFAGSGTTGHAVINLNREDGGNRKYILVEMGEYFYTVILPRMKKVIYSADWKNGKPQNRNTGISHIMKYISLESYEDTLSNIELDDDKHQLAMKLGDEYMIHYMFDYEAKDSMLSLDAFNAPFSYKLKIIENNETKLKTVDLCETFNYLIGLSVIRQSATAWFKAVRLIEEEWKREGLYEGAVRLERDNSGEYGFKQIEGRLPDGRRALVIWRTITSDLIQSNAALDAYFTKHRINPADREFDVIYVNGDNNLENLRLDDENWKVQRIEPVFREKMFEEAE encoded by the coding sequence ATGAATCAAAATACGAACGAAAAATTGAACCGATTTATTAGCCTCTTGGAGGAAATTTTTGAACTTGACAAGGCAGATTTGGATTTCGGGATCTACCGCATTATGAATATCCGCAGGAAAGAGATTATGAAATTCCTCTCGGAGGATTTACCAAAAAAAGTGAAGGAAACGCTTACTCCTTTTGCTCAGAACACTGTGGAAATAAAAGAACGTATTTCAGCTATTGAAAGACAAGCGGCTGAACTCGGTATTGAGATAAGTGCGAGTCCGAAACTCGCGGAAGAATACGCTCGACTAAAATCACAGCTTGCGTCGGGTACAGACTTGTCATCTCTTGAAACAGATGTATACTCAGCACTGTATAAATTTTTCAGCCGCTATTATGATGAAGGTGATTTTATATCTAAACGCCGATACAAAGAAGGCGTATACGCAATTCCTTATGAGGGTGAGGAAGTAAAGCTGTATTGGGCGAACGCTGACCAGTATTACATAAAGACCACAGAGAATTTCCGCGACTACACTTTTATTGACAACGGTAAAAAGGTACACTTCCGTCTTGTTGATGCAACCACAGAAAAGAATAATAACAAGGAATCCGACACAAACAAGCGCGAATTTATGCTCTATAAGGAAACGCCGGAACGTCCTGAACTTAAGACAATTGAAGAAATTAACGGCGAATTGGTTATCCGTTTTGTATATGACATTCCAGATGATAAAAAAGTAAATTGGTTTGAAGCCAATCTTGCCGCTATTTCGGATGCAATTGCAAAGAATTTCAAAGAATGGTTTCACTTGCTCGCACCTGCACCTGGTGGAAAAAAGGAAACGCGTACAGTTTTGGAAAAACACCTGAGTGCCTATGTTGCTAAAAACACCTTTGACTATTTCATTCATAAAGATTTACGCGGCTTTTTAACCCGCGAACTGGACTTTTTTATAAAGAGCGAAGTCATTCATCTTGATGATATTGATACTACCGACGAGAAACGTGCTGATAGCTATCTTGCCAAGGTGAGGGCAATCAAGCGTGTCGGCAAGATTATTATTGACTTTCTCGCACAAATTGAGGATTTTCAGAAAAAACTGTGGCTGAAAAAGAAGTTTGTTGTTGATACAAATTGGTGTATAACTCTCGATATGGTGGACGAAAAATTCTACCCAGAAATTATTGAAAACGAAGCTCAAATTGCCGAATGGCGGGAAATGTATGCGATTCATGAGATCGAGGGCAACCTTACGACCGTCGGATATTCCGAGCCACTGACGATAGAGTTTTTGCGTCAAAATAAGAACCTTGTCCTTGATACTCGCCATTTTTCTGCCGATTTTAAAGAACGTCTTATTGCAAGCATTGACAATCTTGACGAGCATACAGGTGGATTACTTATTTATAGCGAGAATTTCCAAGCATTACAATTGCTAAAAGAAAAATATCGCGAGCAAATTAAGTGTGTGTATATTGATCCCCCATATAATACTGGTAATGACGATAACTTTTCATACAAAGATGGATATCAGCACTCAACTTGGTTAAGTATGATGTTTGATAGATTAGTTATTTTGAAGTCTTTAGTAAATGAAAATGGATCTATTTATGTTCAAATTGATGTAAATGAAAGTAATAGATTATCAATGTTACTTGAAGAAATTTTCAATTTTGAACGTGAGATAATATGGTCTAACGAATCATCGTCTGGTTTTAAATCACAGGCCAATTCGTGGATAAGAGGACATGATACCATTTTTTTTGTTTCAAAGAATGGAAAACCTGAATTTCATAAACAGTACTTAGAGCTTTCCGAAAGCACAAAGAAAAGGTATGACAAGATTGATGAAAATGGAGATAGGTATAAAGAATATATAGAAGATGGTAAGGTGAGAAGAGTATATCTTAAAGATTCACTAGGTAAGCCATTGACAACTGTATGGACAGATATTCCATCTTTTCAAACAGTGAATGCTAATAGGGAGCATGTCGCTTTTAGCACTCAGAAGCCAACAGCACTTATCGAACGTATATTACGGTCATCTGCAAACGACATTGTTCTTGATTACTTTGCTGGCTCTGGTACCACAGGGCATGCAGTAATTAATCTCAACCGTGAAGACGGAGGAAATCGTAAATATATTCTCGTTGAAATGGGTGAGTATTTTTACACAGTCATACTGCCACGAATGAAAAAAGTTATTTACTCCGCCGATTGGAAAAACGGAAAACCACAGAATCGTAACACTGGCATAAGCCACATTATGAAATACATCTCCCTTGAAAGCTACGAAGACACGCTTTCAAATATTGAACTGGATGACGACAAACACCAGCTTGCGATGAAATTAGGCGATGAATATATGATACACTATATGTTTGACTACGAGGCGAAAGACAGCATGCTTTCGCTGGACGCTTTTAACGCACCGTTTTCCTATAAGCTTAAAATCATTGAAAACAACGAAACGAAACTTAAGACTGTTGACTTATGCGAGACATTCAATTATCTGATTGGGCTGTCGGTTATACGACAGTCGGCAACAGCTTGGTTTAAAGCTGTAAGACTGATTGAAGAGGAATGGAAAAGAGAAGGCTTATACGAAGGAGCGGTCAGATTGGAGCGGGATAACAGCGGCGAGTACGGCTTTAAGCAAATTGAGGGCAGACTACCTGATGGCAGACGAGCGCTTGTAATCTGGCGCACCATCACAAGTGACTTGATACAAAGCAATGCCGCCCTCGATGCATACTTCACAAAACACAGGATTAACCCCGCTGACCGTGAGTTTGATGTTATCTATGTCAACGGTGACAACAACCTTGAAAACCTGCGCCTGGATGACGAAAACTGGAAAGTGCAGCGTATTGAACCTGTATTCAGGGAAAAGATGTTTGAGGAGGCGGAATAA